The following proteins are co-located in the Helicobacter acinonychis genome:
- a CDS encoding N-acetylneuraminate synthase family protein translates to MDFILGTRKIGINHTPLVVAEIGINHNGSLEIAKLMVDAAKRASIEVIKHQTHIIEDEMSLSALKVIPGNSELSIYEIMKKCTLSKNDERELKEYTEKQGLIFLSTPFSRAAANFLEDLGVVGYKIGSGEMNNTPLLKHIANFKKPMIISTGMHDLESVKECINPIMDKVPIALLHTTNLYPTPFELVRLNAMLDLKNAFKVPVGLSDHTLNNNACKSAIALGASIVERHFTDTKDREGPDIVCSMDEEEAKDLVKSAQEIFLMRGGSKTKIKEEQVTRDFAFATMVAIKRIKKGEKITESNAWVKRPGVKGILAKDYEKTLGRVAKIDIGIDEHICDEMLENKE, encoded by the coding sequence ATGGATTTTATTTTAGGCACTAGAAAAATTGGTATCAACCACACGCCTTTAGTGGTGGCTGAAATTGGGATTAATCATAATGGCAGTTTAGAAATCGCTAAACTCATGGTGGATGCGGCTAAAAGGGCTAGCATTGAGGTTATTAAACACCAAACGCATATCATTGAAGATGAAATGAGTCTCAGCGCTTTAAAGGTCATTCCTGGCAATAGCGAGTTAAGCATTTATGAGATCATGAAAAAATGCACTTTGAGCAAAAACGATGAAAGGGAGTTGAAAGAATACACAGAAAAACAAGGGCTGATTTTTCTTTCTACACCTTTTAGTAGGGCGGCGGCGAATTTTTTGGAAGATCTGGGTGTTGTGGGCTATAAAATAGGCTCTGGTGAAATGAATAATACCCCTTTGTTAAAGCATATCGCTAATTTTAAAAAGCCCATGATTATTTCTACTGGGATGCATGATTTAGAGAGCGTGAAAGAGTGCATAAATCCGATTATGGACAAAGTGCCAATCGCACTTTTGCACACGACGAACCTCTACCCCACGCCCTTTGAATTGGTGCGATTAAACGCCATGCTGGATTTAAAAAACGCTTTTAAGGTGCCGGTGGGTTTGAGCGATCACACTTTAAACAACAACGCTTGCAAGAGTGCTATCGCTCTTGGAGCTAGCATAGTGGAGCGGCATTTTACGGACACTAAAGATAGGGAGGGGCCTGATATTGTTTGCTCTATGGATGAAGAAGAAGCTAAAGATTTAGTCAAAAGCGCTCAAGAGATTTTTTTAATGCGTGGGGGGAGCAAGACTAAAATCAAAGAAGAGCAAGTCACACGAGATTTTGCATTCGCTACTATGGTGGCTATCAAACGCATCAAAAAAGGCGAAAAAATCACTGAGAGTAACGCATGGGTGAAGCGCCCAGGGGTTAAAGGCATTTTGGCGAAAGATTATGAAAAGACTTTGGGCAGAGTGGCTAAAATAGATATTGGCATAGACGAACACATTTGCGATGAAATGCTAGAAAATAAGGAATAA
- a CDS encoding acylneuraminate cytidylyltransferase family protein gives MKILAYIPARSGSKGVKDKNIKPFKGLPLMAHTILNAMDTKLFDEVMVSTDSEVYRKIALEYGAKAPFLRSEENSSDTALTILGLLEALENYSQLNKRFDHVMILQPTSPLRDARDILKAWECYERNHFQSLASVHKIEINPFLLRTLKNDQLSSLMQVNSTIRRQDMPVFYQVNGAIYIAKVSELNEKTSLNDSVIGHEIEISHALDIDNLKDFDGYN, from the coding sequence ATGAAAATTTTAGCCTACATTCCTGCCAGAAGCGGTTCTAAAGGGGTGAAAGATAAGAATATTAAACCCTTTAAAGGCTTGCCTTTGATGGCGCACACAATCCTTAATGCAATGGATACAAAGCTTTTTGATGAGGTGATGGTGAGCACGGATAGCGAAGTTTATAGAAAAATCGCTTTAGAATATGGGGCTAAAGCACCGTTTTTAAGGAGCGAGGAAAATTCAAGCGACACGGCCCTTACGATTTTAGGTTTATTAGAGGCTTTAGAAAATTACTCTCAATTGAACAAGCGATTTGATCATGTAATGATCTTGCAACCCACTTCGCCCTTAAGAGATGCTAGGGATATTTTAAAGGCTTGGGAATGCTATGAGAGAAACCATTTTCAAAGTTTAGCGAGCGTGCATAAAATAGAGATCAACCCCTTTTTATTACGCACCCTTAAAAACGATCAGCTCTCTTCTTTAATGCAAGTCAATAGCACTATCAGGCGCCAGGACATGCCTGTTTTTTATCAAGTCAATGGTGCAATTTATATTGCTAAAGTGAGCGAATTGAACGAAAAAACGAGTTTGAATGACAGCGTGATAGGGCATGAAATAGAAATTTCTCATGCCCTAGATATAGACAATTTAAAGGATTTTGATGGATACAATTAA
- a CDS encoding alpha-2,3-sialyltransferase: MKKPLIIAGNGPSIKDLDYALFPKDFDVFRCNQFYFEDKYYLGREIKGVFFNPCVLSPQMQTAQYLMDNGEYSIERFFCSVSTDRHDFDGDYQTILPVDGYLKAHYPFVCDTFSLFKGHEEILKHVKYHLKTYSKELSAGVLMLLSAVVLGYKEIYLVGIDFGASSWGHFYDEHQSQHFSNHMADCHNIYYDMLTICLCQKYAKLYALAPNSPLSHLLTLNPQAKYPFELLDKPIGYTSDLIISSPLEEKLLEFKNIEEKLLEFKNIEEKLLASRLNNILRKIKRKILPFFGGGGVTPALKVGFRWGVA, translated from the coding sequence ATTAAAAAACCCCTAATCATTGCCGGCAATGGCCCTAGCATTAAGGATTTAGATTATGCATTATTCCCTAAAGATTTTGATGTCTTTAGGTGCAACCAATTTTATTTTGAAGACAAATATTATTTGGGGAGAGAAATTAAGGGGGTGTTTTTTAACCCTTGCGTGTTGAGTCCTCAAATGCAGACTGCGCAATATTTAATGGATAATGGCGAATATTCTATTGAGCGGTTTTTTTGTTCAGTGAGCACGGATCGGCATGATTTTGATGGGGATTACCAAACAATTTTGCCTGTTGATGGGTATTTGAAGGCTCATTACCCTTTTGTTTGCGATACTTTTAGCTTGTTTAAAGGGCATGAAGAAATATTAAAGCATGTTAAATACCATTTAAAAACTTATTCTAAAGAATTGAGTGCAGGAGTTTTGATGCTTTTGAGTGCGGTGGTTTTAGGGTATAAGGAGATTTACTTGGTGGGGATTGATTTTGGGGCGAGCTCTTGGGGGCATTTTTATGACGAGCACCAAAGCCAGCATTTTAGTAACCACATGGCAGATTGCCATAATATTTATTATGATATGCTCACCATTTGCCTTTGTCAAAAATACGCCAAGCTTTATGCGTTAGCTCCTAATAGCCCCTTAAGCCATCTTTTAACTTTAAACCCACAAGCTAAATACCCTTTTGAGTTGTTAGATAAACCCATAGGATACACAAGCGATTTGATTATCTCATCGCCGCTTGAAGAAAAGTTATTGGAATTTAAAAACATTGAAGAAAAGTTATTGGAATTTAAAAACATTGAAGAAAAGTTGCTAGCCAGCAGGCTGAATAATATTTTGCGAAAAATAAAGCGTAAAATTTTACCATTTTTTGGGGGGGGGGGGGTAACACCCGCTCTAAAAGTTGGTTTTAGATGGGGGGTTGCATGA
- a CDS encoding alpha-2,3-sialyltransferase, with the protein MNKKPLIIAGNGPSIKDLDYALFPKDFDVFRCNQFYFEDKYYLGREIKGVFFNAHVFDLQMKITKAIVKNGEYHPDHIYCTHVEPYGYVNGNQQLMQEYLEKHFVGVRSTYAYLKDLEPFFILHSKYRNFYDQHFTTGIMMLLVAIQLGYKEIYLCGIDFYENGFGHFYENQGGFFEEDSDPMHDKNIDIQALELAKKYAKIYALVPNSALVKMIPLSSQKGVLEKVKDRIGLGEFKREKFGQKELERQKELERQKELERQKELERQKELERQKELERQKELERQKELERQKELERQKELERQKELERQKELERQKELERQKELERQKN; encoded by the coding sequence ATGAACAAAAAACCCCTAATCATTGCCGGCAATGGCCCTAGCATTAAGGATTTAGATTATGCATTATTCCCTAAAGATTTTGATGTCTTTAGGTGCAACCAATTTTATTTTGAAGACAAATATTATTTGGGGAGAGAAATTAAGGGGGTGTTTTTTAACGCCCATGTGTTTGATTTGCAAATGAAAATCACTAAAGCGATCGTTAAAAATGGTGAATACCATCCAGATCATATTTATTGCACGCATGTAGAACCTTATGGCTATGTGAATGGCAACCAACAATTGATGCAAGAATATTTGGAAAAGCATTTCGTGGGGGTTCGCTCTACTTATGCGTATTTAAAGGATTTAGAGCCTTTTTTTATTTTGCATTCAAAATACCGCAATTTTTATGACCAGCATTTCACCACTGGGATTATGATGCTGCTTGTGGCGATCCAATTAGGCTATAAGGAAATCTATTTGTGTGGGATTGATTTTTATGAAAATGGTTTTGGGCATTTCTATGAAAATCAGGGCGGTTTTTTTGAAGAAGACTCTGATCCCATGCATGATAAAAACATTGACATCCAAGCCCTTGAATTAGCCAAAAAATACGCCAAAATTTATGCTTTAGTGCCCAATAGCGCGTTAGTAAAAATGATACCTTTGTCCTCACAAAAAGGCGTTTTAGAGAAAGTCAAAGATCGTATTGGTTTAGGAGAATTCAAGCGTGAAAAATTCGGACAAAAAGAATTAGAAAGACAAAAAGAATTAGAAAGACAAAAAGAATTAGAAAGACAAAAAGAATTAGAAAGACAAAAAGAATTAGAAAGACAAAAAGAATTAGAAAGACAAAAAGAATTAGAAAGACAAAAAGAATTAGAAAGACAAAAAGAATTAGAAAGACAAAAAGAATTAGAAAGACAAAAAGAATTAGAAAGACAAAAAGAATTAGAAAGACAAAAAGAATTAGAAAGACAAAAAGAATTAGAAAGACAAAAGAATTAG
- the neuC gene encoding UDP-N-acetylglucosamine 2-epimerase, with protein MTSNKTLPFFGGGDLESPKKSTNNKNKKKIVFVTNSRADYGKLKPLMKALKDLSPKHPLYNQIAYRIFVCGMHLLEKYGNTYIEILKDGFEHVFLSKPYENEIPMDFALANTITQFSSFIAQEKPDLIIVHGDRIESLACAIVASFNNILCAHIEGGEVSGTLDESIRHSVSKLAHLHYVCNQQAERNLIQMGEKMECIFNIGSSDIDAMLGDLPDFEEVERYYYQIKRFNRNYAILIYHPVVSETIDLPKHVFEVLEGVKASLKNFVVIYPNNDLGSNIILKALEGLKGHDRFIAFPSMRFEYFLTLLKNAQFIIGNSSCGIREAGVYGVPCINCGTRQHNRSDAKHIINVKENKDEIYLAIKKVHQLKSILKKSSHFGQGDSAKRFLASLNLELFDTPTQKSFVIREVKG; from the coding sequence ATGACTTCAAATAAAACTCTTCCATTTTTCGGAGGGGGCGATTTAGAAAGCCCCAAAAAATCCACAAACAACAAAAATAAGAAAAAAATCGTTTTTGTCACCAACAGCCGGGCGGATTATGGCAAGCTCAAGCCTTTGATGAAAGCCCTTAAGGATTTAAGCCCTAAACACCCCTTATACAATCAGATCGCTTATCGTATTTTTGTGTGCGGCATGCATTTGCTAGAAAAATACGGCAACACTTACATTGAAATTTTAAAAGATGGTTTTGAGCATGTTTTTTTAAGTAAGCCCTATGAAAACGAAATTCCTATGGACTTTGCTTTAGCCAACACGATCACGCAATTTTCTTCTTTCATTGCCCAAGAAAAACCCGATCTAATTATTGTGCATGGCGATAGGATAGAGAGTTTGGCGTGTGCGATTGTAGCGAGTTTCAATAACATTTTATGCGCGCATATTGAAGGTGGGGAAGTTTCAGGCACGTTGGATGAGAGTATCCGCCATAGCGTGTCAAAACTCGCACACCTCCATTATGTTTGCAACCAGCAAGCGGAGCGAAATTTGATCCAAATGGGCGAAAAAATGGAGTGCATTTTTAATATTGGTTCGAGCGATATTGATGCAATGCTAGGCGATTTGCCTGACTTTGAAGAAGTGGAGCGCTATTATTATCAAATCAAGCGTTTTAATAGAAATTATGCGATTTTGATCTACCATCCTGTGGTGAGTGAAACGATTGACTTGCCCAAACATGTTTTTGAAGTGCTAGAGGGGGTTAAGGCGAGTTTAAAAAACTTTGTTGTGATCTATCCTAATAACGATTTAGGATCAAACATTATCCTAAAGGCTTTAGAGGGTTTAAAGGGGCATGATCGTTTTATCGCTTTCCCTAGCATGCGTTTTGAGTATTTTTTAACGCTCTTGAAAAATGCGCAATTTATCATTGGAAATTCAAGTTGCGGTATTAGAGAAGCAGGGGTGTATGGCGTGCCTTGCATCAATTGCGGCACTAGGCAGCACAACAGAAGCGATGCAAAACACATTATCAATGTCAAAGAAAATAAAGATGAGATTTATCTCGCTATAAAAAAGGTCCATCAATTAAAAAGCATTTTAAAAAAGAGCTCTCATTTTGGTCAAGGCGATAGCGCTAAGCGGTTTTTAGCGAGTTTGAATTTAGAATTGTTTGACACGCCCACGCAAAAAAGCTTTGTGATAAGGGAGGTGAAAGGATGA